From a single Peromyscus maniculatus bairdii isolate BWxNUB_F1_BW_parent chromosome 4, HU_Pman_BW_mat_3.1, whole genome shotgun sequence genomic region:
- the LOC143272683 gene encoding uncharacterized protein LOC143272683, with product MATMQLFPLTLVLTLLSAVQAGYINRGECATTDKLLGNWYIIRWAGNLPLPEEKLRSPLPPFTLSKNRIGYLEFRMNISSPIGCVEFKMAMNEEKGRPCFFTLWMWHYVRILFIGGENFGFAYLNGITNNVRQKMGMLMGRRNHTANPTLLKDFESLVIQLSLNKTDIINPPYDDSCEPGKES from the exons ATGGCAACAATGCAGCTGTTCCCGCTGACCTTAGTCCTGACCCTGCTCTCTGCAGTGCAGGCAGGCTACATTAATCGTGGTGAATGTGCCACGACAGACAAG CTTTTAGGAAACTGGTACATAATTCGCTGGGCAGGAAACCTTCCCCTCCCAGAAGAAAAGCTGAGAAGCCCACTGCCACCCTTCACATTGTCCAAAAACAGAATTGGTTACTTGGAGTTCAGGATGAACATCTC GAGTCCCATTGGATGTGTTGAGTTCAAGATGGCCATGAATGAAGAAAAAGGCAGGCCTTGTTTTTTCACTCTCT GGATGTGGCACTATGTTCGCATATTATTCATTGGAGGGGAGAACTTCGGTTTCGCCTATTTAAATGGCATAACCAATAACGTACGACAGAAAATGGGAATGCTCATGG GTCGCCGTAATCATACTGCAAACCCAACGCTGCTAAAGGATTTTGAAAGTCTTGTGATTCAACTGTCATTGAATAAAACAGACATCATCAACCCTCCTTATGATG ATTCCTGTGAACCGGGCAAAGAGTCCTAG